A genomic region of Pirellulales bacterium contains the following coding sequences:
- a CDS encoding exosortase/archaeosortase family protein yields the protein MAESFLSQFEIRRDQQRPIAILTVLVLLLIAVYWNTLRTISTVWNTPAYSHGWLVPVFALVLLWMRREPIQEPTPQARWTGVGLLALGLTLRMVGGYFAYPYVEMVSLLPCLFAIFLLVGGWQLLRWSGPALAFLVFMYPLPGIVERGMLDPLQRVATICSTYALQTLGVAAHRSGNHIILGELRLGVVDACSGLRMSTIFLALAVAITLVTERPWWERITIILSAVPIALIVNVIRITVTGILHRTVGTQIADAVFHDLAGWVMMPMAMGFLFVELQLLQNLFIEEEDRGPVMVGQVGMPRSTSASR from the coding sequence ATGGCCGAGTCCTTTCTATCGCAATTCGAAATTCGTCGGGATCAGCAGCGTCCCATCGCCATTCTTACCGTGTTGGTGTTGCTGCTGATCGCGGTTTACTGGAACACGCTCCGTACGATCTCGACGGTGTGGAATACGCCCGCGTACTCGCACGGCTGGTTGGTGCCGGTATTCGCGCTAGTGCTGCTCTGGATGCGGCGCGAGCCGATTCAGGAACCGACACCGCAAGCACGCTGGACTGGCGTCGGGCTATTGGCGCTCGGTCTGACGCTCCGCATGGTCGGCGGCTATTTCGCCTACCCTTACGTCGAGATGGTATCCCTGTTGCCGTGCTTGTTCGCCATCTTCTTGTTGGTCGGCGGTTGGCAACTGTTGCGCTGGTCCGGTCCGGCGTTGGCCTTCTTGGTGTTCATGTACCCGCTGCCGGGTATCGTCGAGCGCGGTATGCTTGACCCCCTGCAACGTGTGGCCACGATCTGCAGCACCTACGCCCTGCAAACCCTCGGCGTGGCGGCCCATCGGTCGGGCAATCACATCATCCTGGGCGAATTGCGATTGGGCGTGGTCGATGCCTGCAGTGGTTTGCGCATGTCGACGATCTTTCTCGCCCTGGCCGTGGCGATCACCTTGGTAACCGAACGCCCCTGGTGGGAACGCATCACGATCATCCTTAGCGCGGTGCCGATTGCCCTGATCGTGAATGTCATTCGCATTACCGTTACCGGAATTCTACATCGCACCGTCGGTACACAGATCGCGGATGCGGTGTTTCATGACTTAGCAGGCTGGGTCATGATGCCGATGGCAATGGGCTTTTTGTTCGTCGAGTTGCAGCTACTACAGAACCTGTTTATCGAAGAAGAAGACCGCGGCCCGGTCATGGTCGGCCAGGTGGGCATGCCACGTTCGACTTCGGCCAGCCGGTAA